One Ostrea edulis chromosome 2, xbOstEdul1.1, whole genome shotgun sequence genomic region harbors:
- the LOC125680659 gene encoding uncharacterized protein LOC125680659 → MATPTSWAQEVITCDLCDNPTQQFCNNCQIKLCVDCVNKHIQKLKNLTHDIVPFKNKQIRLVFSECKLHCNQKCEAHCRQCDVPVCMTCVLGPHKGHNAIEMLKIVKNRKERIKKDTREMETVLIPKYRTKNAETESEISETTTRYEELEKSTEKLRAVWHQEVDFIFNKLRSLIKLTKDNHVSPLKTNHSKLGSFISDMIQTVEENKGIIESNNVSEVMNYKWKIMEYSNIPKDIQRKIPSLKTNTIHGKELKIEIGKYKAKLSQISPSNMNDDFSKLLLREPLSNAIVVATIPTGYKPLYRVTCVEKDEVWVSGKSKTIGRVQIGGIEKEIVTIPCLTWPSDISVTREGDLIYTDSYNRSVNIVRDGKTETLITTQQDWYPEGLCCTRSGDILVSMSTTDFSHCKIVRYQGRKVQQEIEKNDDGKSIYRGGENMLFVEENNNGDICASDINSKTVVVVDKSGKVQFQYDGTSARRKESFSPMQIVTDSMGQIIVADYNNDCLHVLDQNGQFLLCVDNCGLDKPFGLSIDSVGRLWVGLAESGELKLVQFKASAGK, encoded by the coding sequence ATGGCCACGCCTACTTCCTGGGCACAGGAGGTCATCACTTGTGACCTTTGTGATAATCCCACTCAGCAATTCTGTAACAACTGTCAGATCAAACTGTGTGTGGATTGTGTCAATAAACATATCCAGAAGTTGAAGAATCTAACCCATGACATCGTTCCGTTCAAAAATAAACAGATACGGCTAGTTTTTTCTGAGTGTAAGCTTCACTGTAACCAGAAATGTGAGGCACATTGCCGGCAGTGCGATGTACCAGTGTGCATGACGTGTGTCCTTGGCCCACATAAAGGTCATAATGCGATAGAAATGTTGAAAATCGTCAAGAACAGAAAAGAAAGAATTAAGAAAGACACACGTGAGATGGAAACTGTCCTGATTCCAAAGTATAGAACTAAAAATGCCGAAACGGAAAGTGAAATATCCGAAACAACCACCAGATACGAAGAGTTAGAGAAATCAACTGAAAAGCTGAGAGCAGTGTGGCATCAAGAAGTGGATTTCATTTTCAACAAGCTCCGTTCATTAATCAAGCTGACTAAGGATAACCACGTCTCTCCGTTAAAAACCAACCACTCCAAATTAGGAAGTTTTATTTCAGATATGATCCAAACGGTTGAAGAAAACAAAGGAATAATCGAATCCAATAACGTTTCAGAAGTCATGAActacaaatggaaaataatgGAGTACAGTAATATTCCAAAAGACATTCAGAGGAAAATACCTTCTCTTAAAACAAACACTATTCACGGCAAAGAACTGAAGATAGAAATAGGAAAATACAAGGCTAAATTATCACAGATATCGCCATCTAATATGAATGACGATTTCTCCAAACTGCTGTTAAGAGAGCCGTTGAGCAATGCCATCGTGGTTGCCACTATTCCTACTGGATATAAGCCTCTCTACAGAGTGACCTGTGTGGAAAAAGATGAAGTGTGGGTTAGCGGAAAAAGTAAAACTATAGGCCGAGTTCAGATAGGTGGAATTGAGAAGGAAATTGTTACTATACCATGTTTAACATGGCCTAGTGACATCTCAGTAACCAGAGAAGGCGACTTAATATATACTGATAGTTACAACAGATCCGTGAACATCGTCCGAGACGGGAAGACAGAGACACTGATCACCACACAGCAGGACTGGTATCCAGAAGGACTGTGCTGTACCAGATCAGGGGACATCCTGGTCAGTATGTCAACCACTGATTTTAGCCATTGCAAAATTGTCCGTTATCAGGGTCGAAAGGTGCAACAGGAAATAGAGAAAAATGACGATGGAAAGTCAATCTATAGAGGAGGTGAAAATATGCTGTTTGTTGAGGAGAATAACAATGGTGACATTTGTGCCTCTGACATCAATTCTAAGACGGTGGTTGTGGTGGACAAATCGGGGAAAGTTCAATTTCAATACGACGGCACGTCAGCCAGGAGGAAGGAATCATTTAGTCCGATGCAGATAGTGACGGACTCCATGGGACAGATTATTGTGGCAGATTACAACAATGACTGTTTACATGTCTTGGATCAGAACGGACAATTTCTTCTATGTGTGGACAATTGTGGATTAGATAAACCTTTCGGGCTGAGTATCGATAGTGTTGGGCGATTGTGGGTAGGACTTGCTGAATCGGGAGAACTGAAATTAGTTCAGTTCAAAGCATCAGCTGGAAAATAG